DNA sequence from the Asticcacaulis sp. AND118 genome:
GCGAGAGCCACATCTGGATCGGTCACGACATCCAGCAGATGTTTGTCACGCTGAAGCCGCCACAGCAGGCGGTAGCAAAGGTCGAATCGGCGCGGATCGCAATGGCAGATAACGGATTTCGATAATTCTATAAAAGAAGAATTAACCGTTATTTTCTCTCTCCCTGCTTGCGGGGAGAGGGTGGAGCGAAGCGCCGGGTGAGAGGGAAAGTTACTAACTCCGTGTTTCACCCCCTCACCCCTACCCTCTCCCCGCAGGGGAGAGGGGGCTTCATCAAACAGCCCCGTCTCACGCCCTTGCCCGCCCCATTCAACCTCCCTCGGCGACACGCCTGCGCGCAACGCTTCGCGCGCAGCATTGCGCCATTCGGCGAAGTCACCTCTTCCGCGCAATTCAAACCGCATCACAGCAACACTAGTTGCTGCGGCTCCGGCGCGAACAGGCTTCGTAAATCCGCCCTATCGATCAGCCGCACCGGCGTCCAATCATCCGCCACGACGAACGGCTTGACCTTGCGCAACGACACTTTAAGCCGTTGCAAATCCTCCAGCTTCAGCCGCCGAAAGCGCCGTACGCTGAGGATCGACTGCACGGCCTTGACCCCGAAGCCCGGCACCCGCAGCAGCATCTCCCTGTCGGCGTGATTGACGTCCACAGGGAAGCGCGCCCGGTTTTCCAACGCCCAGGACAGTTTAGGGTCCAGTTCCAGATCGAGCATCCCGTCCGGCCGCGCGGCGGTGATTTCGCCGATGTCGAACCCGTAGAAACGATAGAGCCAGTCGGCCTGATAAAGACGGTGTTCGCGCACCAGCGGCGGCCGGATCAGCGGCAAGACTTTCGACGCATCCGGTATGGGCGAGAAGGCCGAATAGTACACGCGGCGCAAACGGAACCGGCTGTAGAGCCCGGCGCTGGAGCCCAGAATGGTCGCGTCGGTCGACTGATCGGCGCCGATAATCATCTGGGTCGACTGCCCTGCCGGCACGAAACGCTTGCGGCGCCTTTTGAAGGTCGACTCCGACGCAGCGTCGATCTTCTGTTTCAGTTCGCCCATCGAACGGCGGATATTGGCCGGGTGCTTCTGCGGCGCGAAGGCTTCGACCCCGGCGTCGGTGGGCAGCTCGATATTGATCGACAGGCGGTCGGCATAGAGGCCCGCCCCTTCGATCAGCGCCCCGGAAGCATCCGGGATGGTCTTGAGATGGATATAGCCGCGAAAATCGTGCTTCAAGCGCAGGTCTTTGGCGATACGGACCATCTGTTCCATCGTATAGTCGGAATTGCGGATGATGCCCGACGACAGAAACAGACCCTCAATGTAATTGCGGCGATAGAATTCCAGCGTCAGCCACACCACCTCGTCAGGCGTAAACCGCGCGCGCTCGACATTTGACGATGACCGATTGATGCAGTAGGCGCAGTCGTAGATACAGAAGTTGGTCATCAGGATCTTGAGCAAGGAGATGCATCGCCCGTCCGGCGCATAGGCGTGGCAGATGCCCGATCCTTCAGTAGAACCTAACCCGCCTGACGATGAGTCACGCTTCGACGTGCCTGATGACGCACACGACGCATCGTACTTCGCGGCGTCAGAGAGGATAGCGAGGCGTTCCTTAAGCGTCTTCTTCATAAAAGTTCATGATATGTTCCAAAATGGAGGCCGTCAATACGGGATAGCAACATAAAAGGCCGCCACCAGTCCGGCGCAGAAGCCGAACGCCATGATCATAACTGTCGCTGTGGATTTGAATTCGCGCATAAGTGCCTCCGTTGCTGAGACCATTCATGCGCGCTGATCCTGCAAGGCGAAATGCGGACATCGGGTCTGCATTGTAATCAAAGCGCAAATCGCCTTTAGCTACCTTGGGCAAGAACGCGGAAGAGGTATT
Encoded proteins:
- a CDS encoding putative DNA modification/repair radical SAM protein — protein: MKKTLKERLAILSDAAKYDASCASSGTSKRDSSSGGLGSTEGSGICHAYAPDGRCISLLKILMTNFCIYDCAYCINRSSSNVERARFTPDEVVWLTLEFYRRNYIEGLFLSSGIIRNSDYTMEQMVRIAKDLRLKHDFRGYIHLKTIPDASGALIEGAGLYADRLSINIELPTDAGVEAFAPQKHPANIRRSMGELKQKIDAASESTFKRRRKRFVPAGQSTQMIIGADQSTDATILGSSAGLYSRFRLRRVYYSAFSPIPDASKVLPLIRPPLVREHRLYQADWLYRFYGFDIGEITAARPDGMLDLELDPKLSWALENRARFPVDVNHADREMLLRVPGFGVKAVQSILSVRRFRRLKLEDLQRLKVSLRKVKPFVVADDWTPVRLIDRADLRSLFAPEPQQLVLL